The following proteins are co-located in the Triticum aestivum cultivar Chinese Spring chromosome 1A, IWGSC CS RefSeq v2.1, whole genome shotgun sequence genome:
- the LOC123063924 gene encoding malate dehydrogenase, chloroplastic — protein sequence MASAVTMTSVSAQAALVSRPRSHGITSYGGLKASSSSVNFELGSSFLGKTAPLRASVTTRVVPKAKSVAQILPEASYKVAVLGAAGGIGQPLGLLIKMSPLVSELRLYDIANVKGVAADLSHCNTPSQVMDFTGPAELANCLKGVDVVVIPAGVPRKPGMTRDDLFNINAGIVKSLIEAVADNCPDAFIHIISNPVNSTVPIAAEILKQKGVYNPKKLFGVSTLDVVRANTFVAQKKDLKLIDVDVPVVGGHAGITILPLLSKTRPSVTFTDEETEELTKRIQNAGTEVVEAKAGAGSATLSMAYAAARFVESSLRALAGDPDVYECTYVQSELTELPFFASRVKIGKNGVESIISSDLEGVTDYEAKALEALKPELKASIEKGIEFAHKKQGAAASV from the coding sequence ATGGCATCAGCTGTTACCATGACTTCAGTTAGTGCTCAGGCCGCTTTGGTTTCAAGGCCAAGGAGCCATGGCATCACAAGCTATGGTGGCTTAAAGGCATCGTCGTCATCAGTTAACTTTGAATTGGGATCCTCATTCCTCGGCAAGACCGCACCTCTTCGGGCATCTGTCACCACAAGGGTTGTGCCAAAGGCAAAGTCTGTGGCTCAGATACTACCTGAGGCATCTTACAAAGTGGCAGTGCTTGGTGCTGCTGGGGGCATCGGGCAGCCATTGGGCCTGTTAATCAAGATGTCTCCTCTGGTCTCAGAACTGCGCCTGTATGATATTGCGAATGTCAAGGGAGTCGCTGCTGATCTCAGCCACTGCAACACACCTTCTCAGGTCATGGACTTTACTGGCCCTGCTGAGTTAGCCAACTGCTTGAAAGGTGTGGATGTTGTTGTCATCCCTGCTGGGGTCCCAAGAAAGCCAGGCATGACTCGTGATGACCTGTTCAACATCAATGCGGGcatcgtcaagtcgcttattgaggCTGTCGCAGACAATTGCCCTGATGCCTTTATCCATATTATCAGCAACCCAGTCAACTCCACAGTGCCGATTGCTGCTGAGATTCTGAAACAGAAGGGTGTCTACAACCCCAAGAAGCTTTTCGGAGTTTCCACCCTGGATGTTGTCAGAGCGAACACGTTTGTAGCTCAGAAGAAGGACCTCAAGCTCATTGACGTTGATGTCCCAGTTGTTGGTGGTCATGCTGGAATTACAATCCTACCTCTGTTGTCCAAAACTAGGCCATCTGTCACTTTCACGGATGAGGAAACTGAAGAGCTGACAAAGAGGATACAGAATGCAGGgacagaggtggtggaggcgaaAGCCGGTGCTGGATCCGCTACCCTGTCCATGGCATATGCCGCTGCCAGATTTGTCGAGTCATCACTCCGTGCACTGGCTGGTGATCCAGATGTTTACGAGTGCACGTATGTCCAGTCCGAGCTAACTGAGCTACCATTCTTTGCGTCCAGAGTTAAGATTGGGAAGAATGGTGTCGAGTCCATCATCTCTTCCGACCTGGAGGGAGTGACCGATTATGAGGCCAAGGCACTCGAAGCGTTGAAGCCTGAGCTGAAGGCCAGCATTGAGAAGGGCATCGAGTTTGCGCACAAGAAGCAGGGAGCCGCCGCGTCCGTTTGA